In a genomic window of Bacillota bacterium:
- a CDS encoding porin, translated as MRRFLVWCACALWVVATVQAQDALNVQTSGLLDVYAGYNLNNPPATAPGANQNTVRAFDQRSGALALSLLEVNLTQKPEPLGFTVTLTAGKTADIVHYMPGEDKFKLFQQAFVSTQVGNWTIDLGKFVTALGAEVIESSANDNYSRSLPFVYAIPFYHTGIRASTGLGAGWSLQAMVVNGWDITEENNGKKSFHVAFGYSSDQITFVQNVITGDEAIAPASGARTVLDTVLFYKFGADKVGLNVDFGEDKSASAKWLGYALYYRRALPKDRAVALRYSYFDDKDGFRTGVVQKLSEFTVTYEYPIGTSVSRFEIRLDRSNQPFFLDSGGTASKKEQITVVYSQVLRF; from the coding sequence ATGCGACGTTTCCTGGTGTGGTGCGCTTGTGCGCTGTGGGTAGTGGCTACAGTGCAGGCACAAGACGCGCTCAACGTGCAGACCAGTGGTCTGCTGGATGTGTACGCGGGCTACAATTTGAACAATCCGCCCGCCACGGCGCCCGGCGCGAACCAGAACACGGTGCGCGCGTTTGACCAGCGTTCTGGGGCACTGGCACTCAGCCTGCTGGAGGTCAACCTCACTCAGAAGCCAGAACCGCTCGGATTTACCGTGACCTTGACCGCAGGCAAAACCGCTGACATCGTGCACTACATGCCGGGCGAGGACAAGTTCAAGCTGTTTCAGCAGGCGTTTGTGAGTACGCAGGTTGGAAACTGGACCATCGACCTCGGCAAGTTTGTGACTGCGTTGGGGGCGGAGGTGATCGAATCCTCAGCCAACGACAACTACTCGCGCTCGCTGCCGTTCGTCTACGCCATCCCCTTCTACCATACCGGCATCCGCGCCTCCACCGGTCTCGGCGCAGGATGGAGCTTGCAGGCGATGGTGGTCAACGGCTGGGACATCACTGAGGAGAACAACGGTAAAAAGAGCTTCCATGTGGCGTTCGGCTACTCCAGCGACCAGATAACCTTCGTACAGAACGTTATCACGGGCGACGAGGCGATTGCACCGGCAAGCGGGGCACGCACGGTGCTGGACACGGTGCTGTTCTACAAGTTTGGCGCGGATAAAGTCGGTCTCAACGTCGACTTTGGCGAGGACAAGTCGGCATCTGCAAAGTGGCTCGGCTACGCGCTATACTACCGGCGCGCCCTACCCAAAGACCGCGCTGTCGCCCTGCGTTACTCCTACTTTGACGACAAGGACGGCTTCCGCACCGGAGTGGTGCAGAAGCTCAGCGAGTTCACGGTGACCTACGAGTACCCCATCGGAACATCGGTGAGCCGCTTCGAGATACGGCTTGACCGCTCGAACCAGCCGTTCTTTTTAGACAGCGGGGGCACAGCCAGCAAGAAGGAGCAAATCACCGTGGTGTACTCGCAGGTCTTGAGATTCTAA
- the recG gene encoding ATP-dependent DNA helicase RecG, translated as MDGSVSSKTSSPRAAASPAFARQRSLDDEVRFVKGVGEALAQVLAKLNIYTVFDLLMHLPRRYEDRTHFRTLSQVVPGEAVTVHGSIVAVDNVSPRPKMTITKVIIDDGTGTLELVWFNQPYLKDKFLKMRGQDIVAYGVVQQAPYHYQMQTPEWEPLTDSDPLAAHRIVPVYPLTEGLPQSRLRRIMYNALQAYEPALIDCLPPDLRRRLNLMPFAEAVRNAHFPESMEHLERARRRLIFEEFYLLQLHIAQRKIAETTGAPGIRFRIDKEVLWRKLHEIVPFDLTSAQRRVIEEIWSDMAREYPMNRLLQGDVGSGKTIVAAAAILACVENGYQAAVMVPTEILAEQHFIVLSRLFRKLGIIVDLAVGSLTQRGKKSVRERIATGITQVAVGTHALIQEGVEFRKLGLVIIDEQHRFGVLQRAALREKGENPDVLVMTATPIPRTLTMTLYGDLDLSIIDELPPGRRPVKTHRKRAHQRAQVYEAVRKLIQQGQQAYVVCPLITESEKLQVKAAEDLAKHLQEEVFPELRVGLLHGQMKPMEKEEIMERFRAGEIDILVSTTVIEVGVDVPNASVMVIEDAERFGLAQLHQLRGRVGRGAHQSYCILISDSNGEDANRRLDVLVRTNDGFVIAEEDLRLRGPGEIYGTRQSGVPSLRVADILRDAELLELARQEAFNTVRADPELQQPQHRLLQSAMQRNMPRAVLATVS; from the coding sequence ATGGACGGTTCAGTATCCTCCAAAACATCATCTCCGCGAGCGGCGGCCTCTCCAGCCTTTGCCCGCCAGAGAAGTCTGGATGACGAAGTGCGATTCGTCAAAGGGGTGGGCGAGGCTCTGGCGCAGGTGCTTGCCAAACTGAACATCTACACCGTGTTCGACCTGCTGATGCACCTCCCACGGCGCTACGAGGACCGCACGCACTTTCGCACCCTTTCGCAGGTGGTTCCGGGTGAGGCAGTTACGGTGCATGGGAGCATCGTTGCCGTTGATAACGTCTCCCCGCGCCCGAAGATGACCATTACCAAGGTCATTATCGATGACGGCACAGGCACTCTGGAACTGGTGTGGTTCAATCAGCCCTATCTGAAGGACAAGTTCCTGAAGATGCGCGGTCAGGACATCGTGGCATACGGTGTGGTGCAACAGGCGCCCTATCACTACCAGATGCAGACCCCGGAGTGGGAGCCGCTGACGGACAGCGACCCACTCGCCGCACACCGCATCGTGCCGGTGTATCCGCTGACGGAAGGGTTGCCGCAGTCGCGCCTGCGCCGCATCATGTACAACGCCCTGCAGGCCTACGAGCCGGCACTGATAGACTGCCTGCCCCCAGACCTGCGTCGTCGGCTGAACCTGATGCCCTTCGCAGAGGCGGTGCGCAACGCCCATTTCCCCGAGAGCATGGAACATTTGGAGCGCGCACGCCGACGGTTGATTTTTGAAGAGTTCTACCTGCTGCAGTTGCACATCGCCCAGCGCAAGATTGCGGAGACCACCGGCGCACCCGGTATCCGATTCCGCATTGACAAAGAGGTACTCTGGCGCAAGTTGCATGAGATTGTACCCTTTGACCTTACCAGCGCCCAGAGGCGCGTGATTGAGGAAATCTGGAGCGACATGGCGCGGGAGTATCCCATGAATCGCCTGTTGCAGGGGGACGTGGGTTCGGGCAAAACCATCGTGGCGGCGGCGGCGATACTGGCGTGCGTGGAAAACGGCTATCAGGCGGCGGTGATGGTTCCAACCGAAATCCTCGCGGAACAGCATTTCATTGTGCTTTCGCGCCTGTTCCGCAAACTGGGCATCATTGTGGACCTGGCGGTGGGCAGTCTCACCCAGCGCGGCAAAAAGTCGGTGCGCGAGCGCATCGCCACAGGCATCACGCAGGTGGCAGTGGGCACACATGCGCTGATTCAGGAGGGCGTCGAGTTTCGCAAGCTGGGGCTGGTGATTATCGACGAGCAACACCGCTTTGGGGTGCTGCAACGCGCCGCCCTGCGCGAAAAGGGTGAGAACCCTGACGTGCTGGTCATGACCGCCACGCCCATCCCTCGCACGCTGACCATGACCCTGTACGGCGACCTCGACCTCTCTATCATCGACGAACTGCCGCCCGGGCGCAGGCCGGTGAAAACACACCGCAAACGTGCCCACCAGCGTGCACAGGTGTATGAGGCGGTGCGCAAGCTGATTCAGCAGGGACAGCAGGCTTACGTCGTCTGCCCACTGATAACCGAGTCCGAGAAGCTGCAGGTAAAGGCGGCAGAGGATCTGGCAAAGCACTTGCAGGAGGAGGTGTTCCCAGAACTGCGCGTGGGCTTGCTGCATGGACAGATGAAGCCGATGGAGAAAGAAGAAATCATGGAGCGGTTCCGCGCGGGCGAGATAGACATCCTCGTTTCCACCACGGTCATCGAGGTGGGCGTGGATGTGCCCAACGCCTCGGTGATGGTGATTGAGGATGCAGAGCGATTCGGTCTGGCGCAATTGCACCAGCTGCGTGGGCGCGTGGGTCGGGGGGCACATCAGTCCTACTGTATCCTTATCAGCGATTCGAACGGCGAGGATGCCAATCGGCGTCTGGACGTGCTGGTGCGCACCAATGATGGTTTTGTGATTGCAGAGGAAGACCTGCGCCTGCGCGGCCCCGGTGAGATTTACGGCACCAGGCAGAGTGGCGTGCCCTCCCTGCGCGTGGCGGACATCCTGCGCGATGCGGAACTGCTGGAGCTAGCCCGACAGGAAGCCTTCAACACGGTGCGCGCCGATCCGGAACTCCAACAACCCCAACACCGTCTGCTGCAGAGCGCGATGCAGCGCAACATGCCGAGGGCGGTGCTGGCAACGGTGAGCTGA
- the coaD gene encoding pantetheine-phosphate adenylyltransferase gives MAPFRIAVYPGSFDPVTSGHYDIIVRASRLFEKLIVAVAPNPSKQPLFTVEERMAILQEVCASLPNVQVESFEGLLVDFAMKRGAQVIVKGLRAVSDFDYELQMALTNRRLCPQIETIFMMTNSEYVFLSSSVVKEIARLGGSVQGLVPKAVEPYLYRKLGRTLPNREANHGG, from the coding sequence ATGGCACCATTTAGAATAGCGGTATACCCTGGTTCGTTCGACCCCGTCACCAGCGGGCATTACGATATCATCGTACGGGCGTCGCGCCTGTTCGAGAAGTTGATTGTTGCGGTGGCGCCCAACCCTTCCAAACAACCGTTGTTTACCGTTGAAGAACGCATGGCTATCTTGCAGGAAGTTTGCGCCTCTTTGCCTAACGTGCAGGTGGAGAGCTTCGAAGGGTTGCTGGTCGATTTCGCCATGAAGCGTGGAGCGCAGGTAATTGTGAAGGGGCTGCGCGCAGTCAGCGATTTCGACTACGAACTGCAGATGGCGCTGACCAACCGGCGCCTGTGTCCACAGATAGAAACCATTTTCATGATGACCAATTCCGAGTACGTTTTTCTATCTTCCAGCGTGGTCAAGGAGATTGCCCGGCTGGGAGGTAGCGTACAGGGACTGGTTCCCAAAGCGGTCGAGCCGTATCTCTATCGAAAACTGGGGAGAACATTGCCAAATCGGGAAGCCAATCACGGGGGGTGA
- a CDS encoding ATP-dependent Clp protease ATP-binding subunit — protein sequence MWQRFTERARRVIFYAQEEAGRLGENYVSTEHLLLGLVREPDSVAARILERMGVSLSRVRSEIERQVSRGEGRLGQETQLTPRAKRVIDLAYDEARQLNNNYIGTEHLLLGLIREGEGLAGRVLARLGVDLERARREVMALQSSDSGAPAPRQRSRTPTLDEFGRDLTELARQDKLDPVIGRHNEIERVIQILSRRTKNNPVLIGEPGVGKTAIAEGLAQRIVTGDIPEVLKDRRIVALDLAGLVAGTKYRGEFEERMKRVLEEVRKAQGEVILFIDELHTVVGAGAAEGAIDASNIMKPALARGELQCIGATTLDEYRKYIERDAALERRFQPVQVREPSVEEAIEILRGLRERYETHHRVKIEDDAIIAAVRLADRYITDRYLPDKAIDLIDEAASRVRLQYSLPPRELRQVKQQLAQIEKELEMAHKSGDYSRVQDLRSQRTVLQNRAADLEQEWNLKRQEMRTVVTEDEVAHIVQSWTGIPVSRLMEAETVKLLKMEEELHKRIIGQHEAVVAVSKAIRRARSGLKDPKRPIGTFIFLGPTGVGKTELARALAAFLFDNENNLIRLDMSEYMERFAVSRLVGAPPGYVGYEEGGQLTEAVRRQPYSVVLLDEIEKAHPEVFNILLQIFEDGRLTDSQGRVVDFKNTVIIMTSNLGARSIQGEPSMGFLSASKPKEETEREYESMKGRIMEELKRTFRPEFLNRIDEIVVFHALTFAEILQIVDLMVGRVAQQARAQGIELEVTQEVREMLAREGFDPQFGARPLRRAVQRLIEDPLAEEILLGRFSEGDTVLASLDEDGRLVFLKKETSEAENPPEPAGVG from the coding sequence ATGTGGCAGCGATTCACTGAGCGTGCTCGCCGCGTTATCTTCTACGCCCAGGAAGAGGCGGGACGTCTGGGTGAAAACTATGTCAGCACCGAGCACCTGCTGCTGGGGCTGGTTCGCGAACCCGATAGCGTTGCCGCACGTATCTTGGAGCGTATGGGCGTCAGCCTCAGTCGTGTGCGCAGTGAGATCGAGCGACAGGTCTCACGGGGAGAGGGAAGGCTCGGGCAGGAAACACAGCTGACCCCCCGCGCCAAGCGCGTGATTGATCTCGCCTATGACGAGGCACGCCAGCTCAACAACAACTATATCGGCACCGAACACCTGCTGCTGGGCTTAATCCGTGAAGGGGAGGGACTGGCAGGCAGGGTGCTGGCACGGCTGGGAGTAGACCTGGAACGCGCCCGTCGTGAGGTGATGGCGTTGCAATCCAGCGATAGCGGTGCACCCGCGCCACGCCAGCGTTCACGCACCCCCACGCTGGACGAGTTCGGTAGAGACCTCACCGAGCTGGCGCGTCAGGACAAACTAGACCCCGTCATCGGCCGCCATAACGAGATCGAGCGCGTCATCCAGATACTCTCCCGCCGCACGAAGAACAATCCTGTGCTAATTGGTGAACCCGGCGTAGGCAAGACCGCTATTGCCGAGGGTCTGGCACAACGCATCGTCACCGGGGATATTCCGGAGGTATTGAAAGACCGGCGCATCGTGGCACTGGATCTGGCTGGGCTGGTTGCCGGCACCAAGTACCGTGGCGAGTTTGAAGAGCGCATGAAGCGTGTACTGGAAGAGGTGCGCAAGGCACAGGGCGAGGTCATCCTGTTCATCGACGAACTGCACACGGTGGTGGGTGCGGGCGCGGCGGAGGGTGCAATTGACGCCTCCAATATCATGAAGCCTGCGCTGGCGCGCGGTGAGCTGCAGTGTATCGGCGCAACCACGCTGGACGAATACCGCAAATACATCGAGCGCGACGCCGCGCTGGAACGACGCTTCCAGCCGGTGCAGGTACGCGAGCCAAGCGTAGAAGAGGCTATCGAAATCCTGCGCGGGTTGCGGGAGCGCTATGAAACACACCATCGCGTCAAGATTGAAGATGACGCCATTATCGCAGCGGTGCGCCTCGCAGACCGCTACATCACTGACCGCTACCTCCCCGACAAGGCGATTGACCTGATAGATGAAGCCGCATCGCGAGTGCGCCTGCAGTACTCCCTGCCGCCGCGCGAACTGCGACAGGTCAAGCAACAGCTTGCCCAGATAGAGAAAGAACTGGAGATGGCGCACAAATCTGGCGACTATTCGCGCGTGCAGGATCTGCGCTCGCAGCGCACGGTTCTCCAGAACCGCGCCGCCGACCTGGAGCAGGAATGGAACCTGAAGCGCCAGGAGATGCGCACCGTGGTCACCGAAGACGAAGTGGCGCACATCGTGCAGTCGTGGACGGGCATTCCTGTCTCGCGCTTGATGGAAGCGGAGACGGTGAAGCTGCTGAAGATGGAAGAGGAGCTGCACAAGCGAATCATCGGTCAGCACGAGGCGGTGGTGGCAGTCAGCAAGGCGATACGGCGTGCCCGTTCCGGGCTGAAAGACCCCAAGCGACCGATAGGAACCTTCATCTTCCTCGGTCCCACCGGCGTTGGCAAGACCGAACTGGCGCGTGCGCTGGCGGCTTTCCTGTTTGACAACGAGAACAACCTCATCCGCCTCGACATGTCCGAGTACATGGAGCGGTTTGCGGTATCGCGACTGGTGGGTGCGCCTCCGGGCTACGTGGGCTATGAAGAGGGTGGTCAGCTCACCGAAGCGGTGCGCAGGCAACCCTACTCGGTGGTGCTGCTGGACGAGATAGAAAAAGCGCACCCCGAAGTGTTCAACATCCTGCTGCAGATTTTCGAGGACGGTCGCCTGACCGACTCGCAGGGCAGGGTGGTGGACTTTAAGAACACGGTTATCATCATGACCTCCAACCTCGGCGCGCGCTCCATTCAGGGCGAACCCAGTATGGGCTTCCTGAGCGCAAGCAAGCCCAAGGAGGAGACCGAGCGCGAATACGAGAGCATGAAGGGGCGCATCATGGAGGAGCTGAAGCGCACCTTCCGCCCCGAGTTCCTCAACCGCATCGACGAGATTGTGGTGTTCCACGCGCTGACCTTTGCCGAAATCCTGCAGATTGTGGACCTGATGGTGGGGCGCGTGGCACAGCAGGCGCGTGCGCAGGGCATCGAGCTGGAGGTCACCCAGGAAGTACGCGAGATGCTGGCGCGCGAGGGCTTCGACCCGCAGTTCGGTGCGCGCCCGCTGCGTCGTGCAGTGCAAAGACTGATTGAGGACCCGCTGGCGGAGGAAATCCTGCTGGGACGCTTCAGCGAGGGAGATACGGTGCTCGCCTCGCTGGACGAAGACGGCAGGCTGGTGTTCCTGAAGAAGGAAACCTCCGAGGCGGAGAACCCGCCAGAGCCTGCAGGAGTAGGCTAA
- the ilvE gene encoding branched-chain-amino-acid transaminase yields MRRFVNLNGQMVSPAEAKIDLYDHGFLYGDGVFEGIRVYNGRIFKLQEHVDRLYHSARALMIGIPIRKEEMTERIKSVVRENAETNCYIRVTVSRGVGLGLDPKHIRLEPTIAISTADLALYPREMYENGLHVVTVSTRIPPAQCLDPRIKSLGRYINNILAKMEANRVGAGEGLMLNIEGYVAEATGDNLFIVKNGVLHTPPPSAGILAGITRATVMMLAEQIGIPVRETMMTLYDVYTADEAFLTGTAAEVIPMVTLDERPIGTGKPGDITNRIIAAFREHTQSSGTPV; encoded by the coding sequence ATGCGACGCTTTGTGAACTTGAACGGACAGATGGTCTCACCAGCAGAGGCAAAGATCGACCTGTATGACCATGGCTTTCTATATGGAGATGGTGTCTTCGAGGGCATCCGTGTTTACAACGGACGCATTTTCAAACTGCAGGAGCATGTGGACCGCCTGTATCACAGCGCACGTGCGCTGATGATTGGTATCCCCATCCGCAAAGAGGAGATGACCGAGCGCATTAAATCCGTCGTGCGCGAGAACGCCGAGACCAACTGTTACATCCGGGTGACCGTCTCGCGCGGGGTGGGGCTGGGCTTGGACCCCAAGCACATCCGTCTGGAGCCAACCATCGCCATCTCCACCGCCGACCTCGCCCTGTACCCACGCGAGATGTACGAGAACGGCTTGCACGTGGTGACCGTATCGACCCGCATTCCGCCCGCGCAGTGTCTGGACCCGCGCATCAAGTCGCTGGGGCGATATATCAACAATATCCTCGCGAAGATGGAGGCGAACCGCGTGGGTGCGGGCGAGGGTTTGATGCTGAATATCGAGGGCTATGTGGCAGAGGCAACCGGCGATAACCTCTTCATCGTCAAAAACGGCGTGCTACACACGCCGCCGCCCTCCGCGGGCATCCTCGCGGGCATCACGCGCGCTACGGTCATGATGCTGGCGGAGCAGATAGGCATCCCTGTGCGCGAGACGATGATGACCCTGTATGATGTTTATACTGCAGATGAGGCGTTCCTCACCGGCACTGCCGCTGAGGTCATACCGATGGTGACGCTGGACGAACGCCCCATCGGCACGGGCAAGCCGGGAGACATCACGAATCGCATCATTGCCGCGTTTCGGGAACACACACAGAGCAGTGGCACGCCTGTCTGA
- a CDS encoding DNA adenine methylase, whose product MTEFPSLMSPVLSGKPTNGQKHNMCEERFVPTLTIEQAISKLAQDETGKRQYYRPVYSIHKWWARRPGSLFRAILLLAAFPERREELLRIDKNGSICPESFYFADHDLSNVTILDPFMGGGTTLVEANRMGAKVIGCDINPVAYWIVRESLKPVDISKLRHYFRELEQSAGARIKALYRTRCAHCKEPAETLYAFWIRSIPCKHCGHEVFLHKRSLLNEGSSRNRPLSPSNPAMVFCPCCTRLFEWGGTQPAVCPDCGHRFNPYQGYYNGGFYHCPHCGNANSSLLATIRGGASLAEHLIAIDYWCPRCRTRLYKTPDEEDRRLIAHCEDEFRARRDSFVLPYQRIPSGASSHRWRQHGYRYYRELFNHRQIIALNYLIAGIRSIEEAEYRNSFFTILSNMLEYNNMMTPYNYPHRKLHHLFNYHAMPLTTTPVENAVWGAFEEGAGTFVNCYKRYENAKLYCIKPFEKFKSSDGQVVTLMSRSESIHAQFVGSYQELLQTERGALLFC is encoded by the coding sequence ATGACCGAATTCCCAAGCCTGATGAGCCCTGTGCTTTCTGGGAAGCCGACCAATGGGCAGAAGCATAATATGTGTGAAGAGCGTTTTGTGCCTACCCTAACGATAGAGCAGGCGATTAGCAAACTTGCGCAGGACGAAACAGGAAAAAGGCAGTACTATCGGCCAGTTTACTCTATCCACAAATGGTGGGCGAGAAGGCCGGGAAGCCTCTTTCGCGCAATACTGTTATTAGCTGCCTTTCCCGAGCGCCGCGAGGAATTGCTACGCATCGATAAGAACGGCAGTATTTGCCCAGAGTCATTCTACTTTGCCGACCACGATTTAAGTAATGTGACGATACTGGACCCATTCATGGGTGGAGGAACCACTCTGGTCGAAGCCAACCGCATGGGGGCAAAGGTTATCGGATGCGACATCAATCCAGTCGCCTACTGGATTGTACGCGAAAGTCTGAAACCCGTCGATATTTCCAAGCTGCGCCATTACTTTCGAGAATTGGAACAGTCCGCTGGTGCGCGTATCAAAGCGCTGTACCGCACCCGCTGTGCCCACTGTAAAGAGCCAGCCGAAACGCTGTATGCCTTCTGGATTAGGTCAATCCCGTGCAAACATTGTGGACACGAGGTATTTCTGCACAAACGCAGTCTGTTGAACGAGGGCAGTAGTCGGAATCGTCCGCTTTCTCCCAGTAATCCAGCTATGGTTTTTTGTCCGTGCTGTACGAGACTTTTTGAATGGGGCGGCACGCAGCCTGCTGTCTGCCCAGACTGTGGTCATCGATTCAATCCCTATCAAGGTTATTACAATGGTGGGTTTTATCACTGCCCGCACTGCGGGAACGCGAACTCTTCCCTGCTGGCTACCATTAGAGGGGGGGCTTCGCTTGCCGAGCATCTGATAGCCATCGACTACTGGTGTCCCCGCTGTCGAACGCGATTATACAAAACCCCAGACGAAGAGGACCGACGGCTTATCGCACATTGTGAGGACGAGTTTCGTGCGAGGCGCGATTCCTTCGTCCTGCCCTACCAGAGGATACCCTCTGGAGCGTCGTCCCACCGCTGGAGACAACATGGTTACCGCTACTATCGCGAGTTGTTCAACCACCGCCAGATCATTGCGCTCAACTATCTTATCGCGGGAATCCGTTCCATAGAGGAGGCAGAGTATCGAAACTCTTTCTTTACGATATTGTCCAACATGCTTGAATACAACAACATGATGACACCTTACAATTATCCGCACCGAAAGCTGCACCACCTGTTCAATTATCATGCAATGCCGTTAACGACCACCCCCGTCGAGAACGCTGTTTGGGGGGCATTTGAGGAGGGCGCGGGAACTTTTGTCAACTGCTACAAACGCTACGAAAACGCTAAGCTATACTGCATCAAGCCCTTTGAGAAATTCAAGAGCTCCGACGGACAAGTAGTTACGCTAATGTCTCGAAGCGAAAGCATACATGCCCAATTCGTCGGTTCATATCAGGAACTGCTGCAGACCGAAAGAGGAGCACTTCTATTTTGCTAG
- a CDS encoding HaeII family restriction endonuclease — protein MFEENAVPPSLLKQLVEVNNQFGGVVERYIYQRFALRQKAIRPVYHYVKMVREAGVDQFDLTQFLSLFRAESGLRRSIDKAYELVVYALFSALLQELRVKVQVSVEPAQSRLLEEFGDFTRVVMGIDSQRPLREFQAGIYRAGVTNAADRGLDLWANFGPAVQVKHVSLSEEIAEGVAHEVRADEIVIVCKDAEEEIIRHVCEQLG, from the coding sequence CTGTTTGAGGAAAATGCTGTGCCTCCTTCGCTACTGAAGCAGCTGGTCGAGGTAAACAATCAGTTCGGCGGTGTCGTGGAAAGATACATTTATCAGCGCTTTGCCCTTCGCCAGAAAGCCATAAGACCGGTTTACCACTACGTGAAGATGGTCAGGGAAGCAGGGGTAGACCAGTTTGACCTGACTCAGTTCTTGTCGTTGTTTCGCGCAGAATCGGGCTTAAGGCGCAGTATCGATAAGGCGTATGAGCTGGTGGTGTATGCACTATTCAGTGCGTTACTACAGGAATTGCGCGTCAAGGTACAGGTATCTGTGGAGCCAGCACAATCAAGGCTTTTGGAAGAGTTTGGTGACTTTACAAGAGTGGTAATGGGCATCGACTCACAGAGGCCCCTGCGCGAGTTCCAGGCGGGCATCTATCGCGCTGGAGTAACCAATGCTGCCGATAGGGGTTTAGACCTCTGGGCGAATTTCGGACCTGCTGTGCAGGTTAAGCATGTTTCTCTATCGGAAGAAATCGCCGAGGGTGTTGCACATGAGGTCCGGGCGGATGAGATAGTTATCGTCTGCAAAGATGCGGAGGAAGAGATTATCCGGCATGTTTGTGAACAGCTGGGGTAG
- a CDS encoding HaeII family restriction endonuclease, protein MEDTQSLKKRLDQFLNKQRIAMYKPIQVAEILYRVRLGLDGMSLDQIDNVEVYRNPSKH, encoded by the coding sequence ATGGAAGACACACAATCCCTGAAAAAGCGGCTCGACCAGTTTCTGAACAAACAGCGTATCGCCATGTACAAGCCGATACAGGTTGCTGAAATCCTCTATCGGGTGCGTCTCGGTTTGGACGGCATGAGCCTTGATCAGATAGATAATGTGGAGGTTTACCGAAACCCTTCCAAGCACTAG
- the lnt gene encoding apolipoprotein N-acyltransferase encodes MKVWLFRLVGVVLSAVLLTLAFPTVDWGWLAWVGLVPLLLAVRSASRPRLGCLIGLVWGACFYGVLLWWMQQFVARWTGSFWLGLIAWGALVLSQTLFAGLFGWAFALVNARMRGSSLPVLWTAALWVAVEWLRGAGGWGFLWGQLAVSQYRYLLPLQSAELLGAWGLSAWMMLVNAAIAEALARRKWRPLLLPLEVSLLLLLFGWWRLSLPPASEQVRALVVQPNVDTTGHWSEQMQQQVKASMQRALAKLARDPADIVLFSESLVPDATAYPFSELIQQANARGATVLIGTFVDEEERTYNTVTAFLPNGEVQSYRKQHLVPWGEYVPFRRWTPWIEHFGVVSADVSAGQELVLLTQWRIGTPICFESTLPRIACEMARRGARLLCVVTNDTWFDRSPAAAQHLAFCALRAVETRRWVLRSATTGISAVFDAQGRCLQQAALFTEAMLRYNGVELRTERTLYTRLGDPVAVGVLLALCIAGGRLSVHREG; translated from the coding sequence GTGAAGGTCTGGCTCTTTAGGCTTGTGGGCGTTGTTCTCAGTGCGGTGTTGCTCACGCTGGCTTTCCCAACAGTAGACTGGGGCTGGCTGGCGTGGGTCGGGCTGGTGCCGCTCTTACTCGCCGTGCGTTCCGCCTCGCGCCCGCGGCTTGGGTGTCTCATCGGGCTGGTTTGGGGCGCGTGTTTCTACGGGGTGTTGCTGTGGTGGATGCAACAGTTCGTGGCGCGGTGGACGGGCAGCTTCTGGCTGGGGCTGATTGCCTGGGGTGCGCTGGTGCTGTCGCAGACGCTGTTTGCGGGGCTGTTCGGCTGGGCGTTTGCGCTGGTCAACGCGCGGATGCGGGGCAGTTCCCTTCCCGTTTTGTGGACAGCTGCGCTGTGGGTGGCGGTAGAATGGCTGCGTGGCGCAGGGGGATGGGGCTTCCTGTGGGGGCAGCTGGCAGTCTCTCAGTACCGCTATCTGCTGCCGTTACAGAGCGCAGAGTTGCTGGGCGCGTGGGGGCTGAGCGCATGGATGATGCTGGTGAATGCCGCGATTGCTGAGGCACTTGCCCGACGCAAGTGGCGACCGCTTTTGCTTCCGCTGGAGGTGTCGTTGCTGTTGTTGCTGTTCGGATGGTGGCGTTTGAGTTTACCGCCTGCCAGCGAGCAGGTCCGCGCTCTCGTCGTGCAACCCAACGTGGATACCACCGGCCACTGGTCAGAGCAGATGCAACAGCAGGTGAAGGCGAGTATGCAACGCGCGCTGGCAAAACTTGCCCGTGACCCAGCTGACATCGTGTTGTTCTCGGAGTCGCTGGTACCTGATGCCACCGCCTATCCCTTCTCAGAGCTTATCCAGCAGGCGAACGCGCGAGGGGCTACCGTGCTGATAGGCACCTTCGTGGACGAGGAGGAACGCACCTACAATACTGTGACCGCCTTCCTGCCGAACGGCGAGGTGCAGTCCTATCGCAAACAGCACCTTGTTCCCTGGGGCGAGTATGTGCCCTTCCGCCGCTGGACGCCATGGATCGAGCATTTCGGGGTGGTAAGTGCCGACGTCTCAGCAGGTCAGGAGCTTGTGCTGTTAACACAGTGGCGCATCGGCACCCCGATATGCTTCGAGTCCACCTTGCCGCGCATCGCTTGCGAAATGGCGCGTCGGGGGGCGCGACTGCTGTGCGTGGTGACCAACGACACCTGGTTTGACCGTTCACCTGCCGCGGCGCAGCATCTGGCGTTTTGTGCGCTGAGGGCGGTGGAGACGCGCCGATGGGTGTTGCGCTCGGCAACGACGGGTATCTCCGCGGTGTTTGACGCGCAGGGGCGATGCCTGCAGCAGGCAGCACTGTTTACGGAAGCGATGTTGAGATACAACGGGGTAGAACTGCGCACCGAACGCACACTGTATACCCGTTTGGGCGACCCTGTTGCGGTAGGTGTGCTTCTCGCGCTATGCATTGCGGGAGGCCGGCTCTCGGTACACAGGGAGGGATGA